GCTCGTTTCTGAAGATCTCGTCGGTTAAGGAGGGGAGGAGGGTGGCGTTCATCTTTTTGGTGACTAGATCGATGTTTAGACGGTCGAAGATTGGCGCTGGGATTGTTATCTAATGCTCTTTGGTTGTTTGATAGACTTTTGATGCTTACATGGACCTGAACACCTTTTCAAGAGACTTGTGGTATCTTGGGATATCTGTGCGTGATATTGGAGAGTCGATGTTGTAAGCGTGAGTAGTGAGAATACGAAGAACCCGATATTGAGATAGAAAAATGGCAGCGGGTTTGATGTTATCGTGTTTGGTAATCTCTGGAAAAGCCCCGGTCTTTGCGCACTCTTTTCGACATGTTCGTACACATAATTCTCTCGTATGAATCTTGGCAAATGTTGTTTCAACATTTTCCCGTTACCTGGCAAGGAGGTATGTCCAGTGAAGTGGAAGGACGCCGGGGCGGTCCGGCTCCAGCGAAGAATACCTGGGTGTAGTATTCCCGTTCCCGTCTAGGTGCCTTGGGGTATTGGAGACAGCGCTATGCGGGGTCCTTATCATTTCCAATATCGAATATACGAATTGTAGCGCGTACCCCTCTTTTCGTGGCAATCAAAAGCATCCTTTTAAGGTATAGCACTCAATCGCCCTCAAGACTCACTATAGGTTTCCGCAATACTCACTAGGGAGATCAGCGTTTTGGAGATAACCTTAAAAACTGCCTAACCAAGGGAGCTTAGGCTCTTGGTAAAGCTTAGCCGTTCTATGGTACGCTGATGTGGCGTGACCTGCTGGATCTGGCAGTTCGGGGCTACTTAGGTAGTACGCGGAAGAAATTATTCCGAGCTCAATTTTCTGAATCGTGCATTCCTGGGGTGTGAGGACTCTTGCGATCGCGAAATTGGAGCGTCGCTGTAAATGGTTAAAGGTGGTTAAGGAGCGATAGTTTCGGATCGCCAGGTTAACTGTACCATAGTACCAGTCATATATTCAAATTCATTATTCGTAGAGGGGCTTACTTTACTACAACTAGCAAGGAACGACAATGCGATACCGAATTTAACGGCAAAAACTGGGCATTGCATATTCCACCAGGCTTTACGTAGACCCCACGGACTTTTGCTCCTCCATAGGATGATCTCGCCAATGTTTGAAATACTTGTTTCCTGGGAACATCCAGTAAAGCCCCTCCATGTTCTCTTCTGGAGAGTGATCGAAGCCAGATTCATCCATGATTTGCTGTAGCTTCTCCGGGTCAGAAATCATAAACTCAAACTTTGGCGCTCTGTGTTCCTTTGCCCATTCTTGAACTTTGCTAAAGTTCCGACAGGTATGTGTTGTCGCTAATCGTGGGAATATGCCCCGGTTGAAAGGAATGTTGACGTGGAACGACACAGGTGCAACGTCCGATTGACACATTAGAGTTTGGCGGAGGGCGTCAACGCAATGATCTACAAGGATAGTAAGCGAACGGGTCTTGTACGAAGAAAGGAGAAAGAAATATACCCCAGTGACGGAAATTGAATGAGTTGCGATCAATGGTGCCGTTCTTAGTCATCAATCTTTCCAGCATCTGGAATCGCTCTGGGTAAAGAAGCTTCCTCAAATCGTTGAGGCAGTGAAGCGAGTGCCAAACATCTAGCTCAACTAAGTAATCCTTGGTTCCTGGGATAGGTATTGTCGGGTTGGGGAGTTTCTTTGCCTCTTCTTCCGAGATGACGGATATACCAACTGATATTGATTAGTAGCTGTCAATTACCTGTAGTTGCAGCAACTTACAATCGTAAAGATCAGACCAACGTTTATCGATCTCGTCATCTGGAAATCCCATATATTCTGTACCATTTGCCAAAGCTGCTACGAAATGTTCTTCGTGATACTCGACTGCATTGTTGGCAGGCGCTGCACCGGTCTCAGTAAGGTAATTTGAGCAATGATTATAGAAGCCTTACACCAAACACTCAATGACGGATCCTTGCAGTCACCGACAGAATAGAGCCTGGCACCCAAGATGACAGATATTAAAAGCAGTACGAGATTGCTGGCACAGAGACCTATTACGACCGAGCTTGATTGCCATCTATGTGCGAGCTTGATGGCTGAATTTGATTTCGCAATCGACCCGAGCTCCGTTGAGTTTTCCAACAAGCTGTCTCTGCTGTCGTACGACTCAGTGTAGTCTTTTTCGTCGTGATCCTCTGAACGCCGTGCTATCACAGGGACCCCCATGTTGAATTTGGAATTACAAAGAAATGTGATACGCAATGATGGATAATAAGACCTGTTCAGAGAGCGATGTTTGAAATGTGAATGTTGAACAACGCCAAAGTATCTAAGAACACGATAGTATGGTGGAGTCGCCGTAGTCGTTTGATATCGTTCGGAGGCTTGATAGAATCCCGCTACCGCGGAGAATTATAGATCGCGCGACTCATAATTAGGCCGTACATCAAATCGTAGGTGTACACGATAGAAGATCTCCGATATCGATATCGGATGTGAAGCGTATCTGTATCGGTCCGATACATGATACGAGAACCCCTCCCTGCTCAAGCTGAAGAATCCTTGCTTAGATAAGAAGGTGAACGATACAGTGCGGATTGCGAAAGAATCGCGGAAATAGTCATCATCATATCGCAGTCCATTCATGGCTATGCTTTGAGCAGCGAAAAGTGGGTTTGATGACAAAACGACGTGAATGGTCTGTTTGGATTATACCCAGCTCTCTGTTGTTACAATTCGAAAACCTTCCATTATTGGAAAGCCAAAATAAACCACTCAGTAATAATAGGCCCTTCATGACGCGTTGTGCATGATCGGTTCGAGCGCATTAGCCTGGGGTGAAGGTGAAGATAGCAAAAGACTTTACCCAGAGAAGAAGGTGAACAAATTAACGGAGACTCTATCTACCGAGAGGAGACGGTGAGCGTGGTAATGGAGAAGAAGACAATCGGGACAGCGGAAGAGAAAGTGAGCCGAACGACGAGGAGGAAGTTGGGGTAGCAACGGAGAACTTACTTGCATGCATCGGAGACTTTGCCTGGATATCGGATATAAAGGCGTATGAAGTGAGTTCCTATCGCCTTCATTGCGAGCAAGATCTCTCGATAACAGTAACCAGTTCACCTCTAAGCAACTATCTTCGTTCGCATTCTACCTACCTAGTCCACAACAAGATGAAGTCAATTCAGATTCTTCTAGCGCTCGCCACTGCTGTGGTTATATCTGCCCACCCAACCGGCGATGTCGCTAAGTAGGAACTATGGAACCGCTGTAAAAATTCCTGTCTGACTAGGGTCTGTAGGAGAGCGCCTGGCGTTGATGAAATCTCGGCAGGTCTGTATGGTGGCTGGGCAAGAGCTGAGCCTGAAGCCAAGTAAGAATCATGGAACTACTCTGCTGAATATCTCTCTAATTACTTCCAGGAGAGAGGCTGGCGTAGATGAGATCTCAGCAGGCCTCTATGGGGGCTGGGGAAAGGCCAAGCCCGAAGCGAAGTAAGAACCATGGAACTACACTGTAGGTATCTCTCTGATCACTGCCAGGAGAGAGACCGGCGTAGATGAAATCTCAGCAGGCCTCTATGGGGGCTGGGGAAAGGCTAAGCCTGAAGCCAAGTGAGAATCCTAGAGCTGTATTACAAAGAGTGTCTCTAATTAGAAATCGCAGGTGAGAGGTGAGTGTTGAGGAGATCTCGGCAGGCCTCCATGGAGGATGGCCAAGGGCTGAGTAGACACTGTCTGATGGACTTGCCTACCGTCGTACGAAATCGAGATTGCGGTTACGGTAGGAAGAGACACTAAGTACATAGAACTATGTATCGATACAACCTTGAGGTGTCAATCTTTCTTTGAATCCGTTCAATGGTCCCCAGATCTGTGAAGACGCCATCCTACGTGTTGAGAGGTTGAGGATACATCAGCACGATTCCATAATCTAGTTAATAGGAAGCATTGATGGGATTGTAGAAGCGCGTTGTTTGTAGCCGAGGTGCCCAGGCGGGAACTAAGTGCAAAGCCAAGGCTTAGTATTATCACGTGATGCTTGACATCGATAAGATCTAGAAGCTGACACAACCAATGAGATCTATCACCAGGCCTATGCCAACGTCTGCCTGAGAATGCTCAACGTCGCGGCCCATTGCGAACGGGATTTGCTTCTCCATATAGCCAAGCCCACGATTCCAGCACCCAGGGCGTAAGGTATCGATTTCTTGGCAAAATTCCCTGCAACATGCTTGAAGAACATATTCTGCTTCTGCCTCACCCGCTGCAGGTGCTCCCCCCTCTTATTCTTGACAGGAAACGGTACTTCAGGTACTTCTTTACCTAGAAACTCACATAAAGGCTTCCAGCCATCCTCCAAGTGAAAGTTGAGCAAGCGCTCCTCTGGCACCGCCGCCCGAATCTCAGCATAGTGTTGCCTGTACCGATCCTTGGCAACCCGCCGCATCTCGTTCACGTTCCGCACGCCGTAATAACCCAGCATGATCTTGCGAATCGTCTTCCCGCCAGTGAGCCCGTAAAGCGGCCCCAGCACATCGATCACGAGATCTGCACGCAGTCCCCACGTTGTGCTAAAGATGGCCTCCTCCATGCTCTCGTACCACTCATCCACGTCGCGCTCCACCAAGATAATCTTCGCCTCGGGGTATGCGTTTATCAACTGTTTCGCGAAGAAAGAGCCCATATCGGTGACGGCCTCATAAGGACCGAAGACTGCGTCGAAGTCGGCGCGTGTGAAGGGCTCGCCCGTGTAGGTTGGGAGCACAGGAAAGAAGGCATCGCAGGCCTTGCTGAAGAGCTCCCACTCGAGCGGCGAGCTGAGACCTTTTATACCGTGGTGCACGCCTTGATATCCCAATATTTCGAGAGCTTGAGTTATTGAAGCCGACCCTATTGTAGGTTTGCTCTGGTTAGCCTCCTGCAGCAACTATATACAATATCAAGAGTCTTGAGATCTTGGAACTCACCAGTACGTGTCATTCCTAGTGAGAGCACCTTGAGCTCTCGCTTGGGGCGGTCTGCGATAGAGGCTGGTGTCGCCATGGTTCAGACAGAAGTTGGTCTCAGTCGCGCAGATAGTCCAACGAGCGAATATGAGCGGTAGTGAGGCCACACTACAGACTATTCACCACTCATAAATTCCTCGGTATCGCAACCCCGACTCTCCTGCATTCTGCTGTGGACTATGGAAGATAGCTTCCAGCAACGTATTTGCGAGAGCGTCAAGCACGTGGCCCACGTGGTCAAAGGAGTGGCAGCTGGCTATCAGCAATTTCGACTTGAGTTCAATTGCCGAAAAGCACCCGTTTGAATCGCTACGAGCTCCCGGTCGATCCATTTTGGTCTCAATATGCTCGGCCCGAAGTGCAACGGTCCGAGTAAAGT
This sequence is a window from Pyrenophora tritici-repentis strain M4 chromosome 4, whole genome shotgun sequence. Protein-coding genes within it:
- a CDS encoding DUF3328 domain containing protein, with the translated sequence MGVPVIARRSEDHDEKDYTESYDSRDSLLENSTELGSIAKSNSAIKLAHRWQSSSVVIGLCASNLVLLLISVILGARLYSVGDCKDPSLSVWSPANNAVEYHEEHFVAALANGTEYMGFPDDEIDKRWSDLYDFGISVISEEEAKKLPNPTIPIPGTKDYLVELDVWHSLHCLNDLRKLLYPERFQMLERLMTKNGTIDRNSFNFRHWDHCVDALRQTLMCQSDVAPVSFHVNIPFNRGIFPRLATTHTCRNFSKVQEWAKEHRAPKFEFMISDPEKLQQIMDESGFDHSPEENMEGLYWMFPGNKYFKHWRDHPMEEQKSVGST